Proteins encoded in a region of the Anopheles ziemanni chromosome 2, idAnoZiCoDA_A2_x.2, whole genome shotgun sequence genome:
- the LOC131294822 gene encoding laminin subunit gamma-1, protein MSPSRRRCPRTWGLLATATLLFVISSPTTTSANENTHYLPPLECVDPYGRPQRCIPEFENAAYQLQVEATNTCGEEQNGTNFCVQTGYSNRKSCDVCERGQHSPHYLTDFHDPNRPTWWQSETMFEGVQYPNQVNLTLKLGKSFDITYIRIVFHSPRPESFAIYKRVTPNGPWTPYQYYSATCRDTYGLPDSTSVMNGEDESRALCTSEYSDISPLRDGNIAFSSLEGRPSAINFDHHLELQQWVTATDIRITLDRLNTFGDEVFGDEQVLKSYFYAIADIAVGARCKCNGHASECTTSTGLDGHRTRVCKCMHYTDGPDCDRCLPFYNDAPWGRATSKNVHECKPCNCNGYSTKCFFDRHLYNLTGHGGHCIDCGANRDGPNCERCKENFFMREDGYCINCGCDSVGSRSLQCNAEGKCQCKPGVTGEKCDRCDANFFNFGPHGCQPCNCDVRGSHDNTPSCDPVTGVCSCKENVEGRHCRECRLGYFNLDAENKFGCTPCFCYGHTLECTSANGYSIVSTTSNFNKHKEKWTAVTDSGVPVDVKYNSHSQSIGVGANGHRTVYFLAPDRFLGDQRASYNRLFKFRLQIVGQPRVEVGAYDVVLQSGNSSISLPIFAQNQGMPSEESREFAFRLHENPEYLWNPSNSARGFMSILSNLTAIKIRAIYSNHGEAVLDDVELQTAHRGAAGRPATWIEQCTCPEGYLGQFCESCAPGYRHNPARGGPFMPCVPCDCNKHAEICDSETGRCICQHNTAGDTCDQCAKGYYGNALGGTPYDCKRCPCPNNGACMQMAGDTVMCLECPVGYFGSRCELCSDGYYGDPTGVFGSVRMCQQCDCNGNVDPNAVGNCNRTTGECLKCIHNTAGPHCDQCLPGHFGDPLAEPHGNCEECSCYPRGTEQTEKGISICDQINGNCHCKPNVIGRTCNECKNGYWNIVSGNGCESCNCDPVGSFNSSCDTFTGECFCKPGVVGKKCDKCAAAHYGFSEEGCHPCECDPSGSKGSQCNQYGQCPCNENVEGRRCDRCKENKYDRHQGCLDCPACYNLVQDAANAHRAKLAELNQILQDIQSKPIVIDDSEFAGKLYAVQEKIEILVQDAKSGSGGGEKTLNEILRELESRLQEVQKLLDNADQSQEVTNHKISKGGYNATLANTKIQDARRQLDGAVELLQTEGNTALARAKEISGHLGNQTNQISGISREARQYADRFKAEADANMKQAQEAHKKASEALKKANDMFNQQANITKELDTTISGEIAQAREKLSTVSKLTEQALTRAREVNDEALTLFATVNRTAPPNIDINQIKKEASAYNREADRIADDLTSKIHDNAKLLDSVEANIELAETLYARAQVQKDDAVDALKQLQYAKELAEKAVAEGDGTLRKANYTYHTLAGFKNQVEESSKRAEDALNLVPNIERQIANSRDLLQRAEEALNAASRNAEDARKNAQDAQDKYAEEASKLAENIKKRANATKNTARDLHHEADQLNGRLAKTDNRLEEREAQIRKDLNLTNEAKERVGQAKRNSNEATSQVDKAMKEVNLIMTELNNLREIDVNSLDDLERRLSAAEKELEDAQLTKRLNSLTEAKNIQNQNIRGYQKELDELRLEVKNIELIASSLPSGCFKRAHLEP, encoded by the exons ATGTCGCCCAGTAGAAGAAGGTGTCCTCGGACGTGGGGTCTGTTGGCCACCGCTACCCTTTTATTCGTTATTTCATCACCAACGACGACAAGTGCCAATGAGAACACACACTATTTACCACCGCTGGAATGTGTCGACCCATACGGAAGGCCACAG CGTTGTATTCCGGAGTTTGAGAATGCCGCCTATCAGCTGCAGGTGGAAGCGACGAACACGTGTGGCGAGGAACAGAATGGGACGAATTTCTGCGTCCAGACGGGTTACTCGAACCGCAAGAGCTGCGACGTGTGCGAGCGGGGCCAGCATTCGCCCCACTACCTTACCGACTTCCACGATCCGAACCGACCGACCTGGTGGCAGTCGGAGACGATGTTCGAGGGTGTCCAGTACCCGAACCAGGTCAACCTGACGCTCAAGCTGGGCAAGTCCTTCGACATCACCTACATTCGCATCGTGTTCCACTCGCCGCGCCCGGAATCGTTCGCGATCTACAAGCGGGTAACACCGAACGGGCCGTGGACCCCGTACCAGTACTACAGCGCCACCTGCCGGGATACGTACGGTCTGCCGGACTCGACCTCCGTCATGAACGGCGAAGACGAGTCTCGGGCGCTCTGCACCAGCGAGTACAGTGACATTTCGCCCCTCCGGGACGGTAATATCGCGTTCTCGTCGCTCGAGGGCCGCCCGTCCGCCATCAACTTCGATCACCACCTGGAGCTGCAGCAGTGGGTGACGGCCACCGACATCCGCATCACACTGGACCGTCTGAACACGTTCGGTGACGAGGTTTTCGGTGACGAGCAGGTGCTCAAGTCGTACTTCTACGCCATCGCGGACATCGCCGTGGGAGCGCGCTGCAAGTGCAACGGACATGCGAGCGAGTGCACGACCAGCACCGGACTGGACGGCCACCGGACACGGGTCTGCAAGTGCATGCACTACACCGACGGGCCCGACTGCGACCGCTGCCTGCCGTTCTATAACGACGCGCCGTGGGGCCGAGCCACGTCCAAAAATGTACACGAATGTAAAC CTTGCAACTGCAACGGGTACTCTACCAAGTGCTTCTTCGATCGGCATCTGTACAACCTGACCGGCCACGGGGGCCACTGTATCGATTGCGGTGCGAATCGGGACGGACCGAACTGCGAGCGATGCAAGGAGAACTTCTTCATGCGCGAGGATGGCTACTGCATCAACTGCGGCTGCGATTCGGTCGGCTCGAGGTCATTGCAGTGTAATGCGGAGGGCAAGTGTCAGTGCAAGCCGGGCGTAACGGGCGAGAAGTGTGATCGATGTGATGCGAACTTCTTCAACTTCGGACCGCACGGTTGCCAACCGTGCAACTGCGATGTGCGCGGATCCCATGACAACACCCCTTCCTGTGACCCGGTGACCGGTGTCTGTTCGTGCAAGGAGAACGTCGAGGGACGCCACTGTCGCGAATGTCGGCTGGGATACTTCAACCTGGATGCGGAGAACAAGTTTGGCTGCACGCCGTGCTTCTGCTACGGCCATACGCTGGAGTGTACGAGCGCGAACGGGTACTCGATCGTGTCGACGACTTCCAACTTCAACAAGCACAAGGAAAAGTGGACGGCAGTGACGGACAGCGGCGTGCCGGTGGACGTGAAGTACAACTCGCACAGCCAATCGATCGGAGTCGGTGCAAACGGCCACCGCACGGTTTACTTCCTCGCCCCGGACCGATTCCTCGGCGATCAGCGAGCGTCCTACAACCGGTTGTTCAAGTTCCGGCTGCAAATCGTCGGTCAGCCACGGGTCGAGGTCGGTGCGTACGATGTCGTGCTGCAGAgtggcaacagcagcatctcGCTGCCTATCTTCGCCCAGAACCAGGGCATGCCGAGCGAGGAATCGCGCGAGTTCGCCTTCCGGCTGCACGAGAATCCCGAGTACCTCTGGAACCCTTCGAACTCGGCGCGTGGTTTCATGTCCATCCTGAGCAACCTGACGGCCATCAAGATCCGTGCCATCTACAGTAACCACGGTGAGGCGGTGCTGGATGACGTCGAGCTGCAGACGGCCCATCGAGGAGCGGCCGGCCGGCCAGCGACCTGGATCGAACAGTGTACCTGCCCGGAAGGGTACCTCGGCCAGTTCTGTGAGTCTTGCGCCCCCGGGTACCGTCACAATCCGGCCCGTGGAGGCCCCTTCATGCCGTGCGTCCCGTGCGATTGTAACAAACACGCGGAAATCTGCGACTCCGAGACGGGACGGTGTATCTGCCAGCACAATACGGCCGGGGACACGTGCGATCAGTGCGCGAAGGGATACTATGGCAATGCGCTCGGCGGGACGCCTTATGACTGCAAACGGTGTCCGTGTCCCAACAACGGTGCTTGCATGCAGATGGCCGGCGATACAGTAATGTGTCTGGAGTGTCCCGTTGGTTACTTCG GATCACGATGCGAACTCTGTTCCGATGGATACTACGGTGATCCGACTGGAGTGTTTGGCTCCGTGCGGATGTGTCAGCAGTGCGATTGCAATGGAAACGTCGACCCGAATGCCGTTGGTAACTGCAACCGTACGACGGGCGAGTGTCTCAAGTGTATCCACAACACGGCCGGACCTCACTGTGACCAGTGTTTGCCag GACACTTTGGCGATCCGCTGGCCGAACCGCACGGAAATTGCGAGGAATGTAGCTGTTATCCTCGCGGGACGGAGCAAACGGAAAAGGGTATCTCGATCTGCGACCAGATCAATGGCAACTGCCACTGCAAACCGAACGTGATTGGCAGGACGTGCAATGAGTGTAAGAACGGCTACTGGAACATCGTGTCGGGCAATGGGTGCGAAAGCTGCAACTGCGACCCGGTAGGCAGTTTCAACTCGTCTTGCGACACCTTCACGGGTGAGTGTTTCTGCAAGCCGGGTGTGGTTGGCAAGAAGTGTGACAAATGCGCTGCCGCACACTACGGCTTCTCGGAAGAAGGTTGTCACCCTTGCGAGTGCGATCCAAGCGGTTCGAAGGGTTCGCAGTGCAACCAGTACGGTCAGTGTCCGTGCAATGAGAATGTCGAGGGTCGCCGGTGCGATCGGTGCAAGGAGAACAAGTACGATCGCCACCAGGGTTGTCTGGATTGTCCTGCGTGTTACAACCTGGTGCAGGATGCCGCAAACGCCCACCGTGCTAAGCTGGCAGAGCTGAATCAGATCTTGCAGGACATCCAGTCAAAACCGATCGTGATCGACGACAGCGAGTTTGCCGGAAAGCTGTACGCCGTGCAGGAGAAGATCGAAATTCTCGTACAGGACGCGAAAAGTGGATCGGGAGGAGGCGAGAAGACGCTAAATGAGATTTTGCGCGAACTAGAGAGCAGGCTGCAGGAGGTACAGAAGCTGCTGGACAACGCCGACCAATCGCAGGAGGTAACGAATCATAAGATCAGCAAGGGAGGCTACAATGCGACTCTAGCGAACACCAAAATTCAGGATGCGCGTCGTCAACTGGACGGCGCCGTCGAGCTACTGCAAACCGAGGGCAATACGGCACTGGCCCGCGCAAAGGAAATCTCAGGCCACCTCGGCAATCAGACGAACCAGATCAGTGGCATTTCGCGTGAGGCTCGTCAATACGCGGACCGCTTCAAAGCGGAAGCCGATGCCAACATGAAGCAAGCGCAAGAGGCACACAAGAAGGCATCGGAAGCGTTGAAAAAGGCAAATGACATGTTTAACCAGCAGGCGAACATCACCAAGGAACTGGATACGACCATTTCCGGCGAGATTGCACAGGCCCGGGAGAAGCTAAGCACTGTATCGAAGCTGACCGAACAGGCACTAACGAGGGCGCGCGAAGTAAACGACGAGGCGCTGACTCTGTTCGCCACCGTCAATCGAACGGCACCACCGAACATCGACATCAATCAGATCAAGAAGGAAGCAAGCGCTTACAATCGAGAGGCCGACCGCATTGCCGATGATCTGACCAGCAAGATACACGACAACGCGAAACTACTCGACAGTGTCGAGGCAAATATTGAGTTAGCGGAAACGCTGTACGCTAG GGCACAGGTACAGAAAGACGACGCGGTGGATGCACTCAAGCAGCTGCAGTACGCTAAAGAGCTGGCCGAGAAGGCGGTCGCAGAAGGGGATGGTACGTTGAGGAAGGCAAACTACACGTACCACACGCTGGCGGGATTCAAGAACCAGGTCGAGGAATCGTCTAAGCGAGCGGAAGATGCATTGAATCTGGTACCAAACATCGAACGTCAAATTGCAAACTCCCGCGATCTGCTCCAACGCGCTGAAGAG GCGCTGAATGCTGCTAGCCGCAATGCAGAGGATGCACGAAAAAATGCTCAAGACGCCCAGGACAAATATGCCGAGGAAGCATCGAAG CTTGCTGAGAATATCAAAAAGCGTGCCAACGCGACCAAGAACACTGCCCGCGATCTGCACCATGAAGCTGATCAACTGAATGGACGGCTGGCAAAAACGGACAatcgtttggaagaacgagaggCACAGATCCGTAAGGATCTAAACCTAACGAACGAAGCAAAGGAAAGAGTAGGCCAGGCAAAACGCAACTCGAACGAGGCTACATCGCAGGTCGACAAAGCGATGAAGGAAGTTAACCTCATCATGACCGAGTTGAACAATTTGCGTGAAATTGACGTAAATAGTTTGGATGACTTGG aACGTCGTCTTAGTGCCGCCGAAAAGGAGCTGGAAGACGCTCAGCTTACCAAACGATTGAACAGCCTGACAGAGGCGAAGAACATCCAGAACCAGAATATCCGGGGCTATCAAAAGGAGCTGGACGAGCTGCGGCTCGAGGTTAAGAATATCGAGTTGATCGCGAGCTCACTGCCATCGGGCTGCTTCAAGCGTGCGCACTTGGAACCATAA
- the LOC131294823 gene encoding transmembrane channel-like protein: MKSPDVVGSGGSFFGGDPAALVVGARCDTDDDEDYSASLNAIIQRKASVKKKRAGYKGHRRASSPISQMMGLPDGVGGGGGGRRRSSVYTTSSGETGITLPGDEHSLGGARDEATGRQDKLFDTIRLHKEVLQTVKLQPISMKRKLKLVQQAKSYITRHEGALQEHFTSRTARSLMAQFNIFLTTKWQQLLREMANLVTYLIPWESRIKEIESHFGSVVASYFTFLRWLFWVNVVISVMLVVFIMVPEEIYVDPEKAKCDIRKSMSQQERTLTRNFSTIWEFEGHLKYSPLFYGYYSTFSGAIAWGYNLPLAYFFTGLVVYIYSFVATLKKMAENSRMSKLSSKDDEYVFSWKLFTGWDYMIGHMETAQNRMASIILGFKEALLEEAEKKKDTRNWKIILLRILVNFLILGLLVVSAYKVIQVVRNSMDFKDSDSWWRRNETTIVMSLISFFFPMIFEALGIMEYYHPRKQLRIQLARIMVLNMLNLYSLIFALFDKIAHMTTELRRMKPLNFTSSASQCFVPQEGSRWNVSSYLTDGSFAAEMIANLTRSGYGPATLLANGSSCFRVPTNCPNTSQGTTVTVLTTLLLTNLSTTAMPELFNSSAALTTNDFGTSFNPSTATISTTQYHASQHGYDESDDEEYRRRFLPNDDLGGVPINKREAIYDAGSGFSTDSQELTSTPVPSTTQQQTGELTTEEFQTMTYTEVYKFVTGRYDKFLETYYYSSEEVDAAKEITDSQEELLEYEANQFLTSEEALGLRPSTTDNPRTLEHTTTEGYTSVWTTIEGQMTAEISTEEQSVPNSTSTETYSTLYTTEAIQTSTPHFEDISPETEQTQKGTLPTTPGWTIENPTSPGTDDDVNQSFETSASTETPEKCYHLLCTPASTPTLDAQDSKYRNADIRTLCWETMFGQELAKLTVMDLIVTIVSTLILDFCRALFVRFMNGCWCWDLEKKFPKYGDFKIAENILHLVNNQGMVWMGMFFSPGLAVLNIAKLVIILYLRSWTVLTCNVPHEVVFRASRSNNFYFALLLTMLFLCVLPVSYAIVFLEPSWHCGPFSNSNRIYHLLTNATERIVPEMVTKYIVSPAAVIPLLVLLILIIYYLLSLTGSLREANQDLKLQLRKERTEERRKMFKIATSTHQQTPGTDMAGINGLSSSWHKVLDSTQLRLQSTTDNATDSENSTTKRKELLQRMMKKALQKEHVEGGESSVGPTHTLAAAPPVLVSPPPMGTVTVNEKHRAVGKPNRAGQDSDVFRFDRSAVEQMGRGTNSKASEATDDEYGRKKFERTRPSTAERFRMAAQAERRRIHNLRMAGKAAEQTTADWIEQIPVITISKTSSDECIIESDLDDPNDRKLANVAKTTLPKTAQQS; the protein is encoded by the exons ATGAAATCACCTGACGTGGTGGGGTCGGGCGGTTCGTTCTTTGGCGG GGATCCGGCGGCGCTCGTGGTCGGTGCCCGTTGCGATACGGACGACGATGAGGACTACTCGGCCAGTCTGAACGCGATCATCCAGCGGAAAGCAAGTGTGAAGAAAAAGCGCGCCGGCTACAAGGGACACCGGCGAGCGTCGAGTCCGATCAGCCAGATGATGGGTCTCCCGGACGGTGTTggaggtggcggcggtggcagaCGACGTTCGAGTGTGTACACGACCAGCTCCGGGGAAACGGGGATTACGCTGCCCGGAGATGAGCATTCGCTGGGCGGGGCACGCGACGAGGCGACCGGAAGGCAGGATAAGCTGTTCGACACGATCCGGCTGCACAAGGAGGTACTGCAGACGGTCAAGCTGCAGCCGATCAGCATGAAGCGGAAGCTGAAGCTGGTCCAGCAGGCCAAGAGCTACATCACGCGCCACGAGGGAGCTCTGCAGGAGCATTTCACGTCTCGCACGGCCCGCAGTTTGATGGCACagtttaacatttttcttaCAACG AAATGGCAACAACTGCTCCGCGAGATGGCCAATCTCGTAACCTACCTAATACCGTGGGAGTCGCGTATTAAGGAAATTGAATCGCACTTCGGTTCGGTGGTGGCCTCCTACTTCACCTTCCTGCGCTGGCTTTTCTGGGTGAACGTGGTCATTTCGGTGATGCTGGTCGTGTTCATTATGGTGCCGGAGGAGATTTACGTCGATCCGGAGAAGGCCAAGTGTGACATCCGGAAGAGTATGTCCCAGCAGGAGCGTACACTGACACGGAACTTTAGCACGATCTGGGAGTTCGAGGGCCACCTCAAGTATTCGCCCTTGTTTTACGG ATACTACTCAACATTTTCCGGTGCTATCGCGTGGGGCTACAACCTTCCTTTGGCTTATTTCTTCACGGGACTCGTCGTGTACATCTACAGTTTTGTGGCGACACTGAAAAA GATGGCAGAAAATTCCCGTATGTCGAAGCTCTCATCTAAGGATGATGAGTACGTTTTCTCGTGGAAACTGTTCACCGGCTGGGACTACATGATAGGACACATGGAAACGGCACAGAATCGTATGGCATCGATTATTCTCGGCTTCAAGGAGGCGCTGCTCGAGGAGGccgaaaaaaagaaggataCACGAAA TTGGAAAATTATACTCTTACGGATATTGGTAAACTTCCTGATACTGGGATTGCTGGTAGTTTCGGCGTACAAGGTGATACAGGTGGTGAGGAACTCGATGGATTTTAAGGATTCCGATTCCTGGTGGCGACGGAATGAAACCACTATTGTCATGTCGCTCATCTCCTTCTTCTTCCCGATGATATTCGAAGCGCTCGGCATAATGGAGTACTACCACCCGAGGAAACAACTTCGTATCCAACTAGCTCGCATCATGGTACTGAACATGTTAAATCTCTATTCGCTCATTTTCGCTCTTTTCGATAAAATCGCACACATGACAACGGAATTGCGTAGGATGAAACCGCTTAACTTCACCTCCTCCGCAAGCCAGTGTTTCGTCCCGCAGGAAGGATCAAGATGGAACGTTTCCAGCTACCTTACGGATGGTTCGTTTGCTGCCGAAATGATAGCGAACCTCACTCGATCCGGTTACGGTCCAGCCACTCTGCTGGCCAACGGGAGTAGCTGCTTCCGTGTACCGACGAATTGTCCGAACACTTCGCAGGGCACCACCGTAACCGTGCTGACAACCCTTTTACTAACGAATCTGTCCACTACCGCCATGCCGGAGCTGTTCAACTCAAGTGCAGCGCTTACGACGAACGATTTTGGAACATCGTTTAACCCATCGACGGCCACGATCTCCACCACTCAGTACCACGCATCGCAGCATGGATACGACGAAAGTGATGATGAAGAGTATCGCAGACGATTCCTACCGAACGATGACCTCGGTGGAGTTCCCATCAACAAACGGGAAGCCATCTACGACGCTGGGAGCGGATTTTCGACGGATTCGCAGGAGCTCACCTCAACACCGGTTCCAAGTACAACCCAACAACAGACGGGGGAGCTCACGACGGAAGAGTTCCAGACGATGACCTACACCGAGGTGTACAAATTCGTTACCGGCAGGTACGACAAGTTCCTCGAAACATACTACTACTCCTCGGAGGAAGTGGATGCAGCGAAAGAAATTACCGACAGCCAAGAAGAGCTTCTGGAGTACGAGGCCAACCAATTTCTGACCTCAGAGGAAGCTCTGGGGCTTCGTCCGTCCACCACCGACAATCCTCGTACACTTGAGCATACAACAACGGAAGGATATACAAGCGTTTGGACGACGATCGAAGGTCAAATGACGGCCGAGATATCGACGGAGGAGCAATCAGTGCCTAATTCAACGTCTACGGAAACATACAGCACACTTTACACTACGGAAGCAATTCAAACTAGTACGCCCCATTTTGAGGATATTTCGCCCGAAACGGAACAGACACAAAAAGGCACACTGCCTACGACCCCCGGGTGGACAATCGAGAACCCTACTTCGCCGGGGACAGATGATGATGTTAACCAGAGTTTTGAAACAAGCGCCTCAACTGAAACGCCCGAGAAGTGCTATCATTTGCTGTGTACGCCGGCTAGCACGCCAACATTGGACGCTCAGGACAGCAAGTACCGAAACGCGGACATACGTACCCTTTGCTGGGAAACCATGTTTGGACAAGAGCTGGCAAAGCTTACCGTAATGGATTTG ATCGTTACCATTGTGTCCACATTGATCTTGGATTTCTGCCGCGCGCTTTTTGTGCGCTTCATGAACGGGTGCTGGTGTTGGGACTTGGAGAAGAAGTTCCCCAAA TACGGAGACTTTAAGATTGCGGAAAACATTCTGCATCTCGTGAACAACCAGGGCATGGTGTGGATGGGGATGTTCTTCTCGCCCGGGCTGGCCGTGCTTAACATCGCCAAGCTGGTGATCATCCTCTATCTGCGCTCCTGGACGGTGCTGACCTGCAACGTGCCACACGAGGTCGTCTTCCGTGCATCGCGCTCCAACAACTTCTACTTCGCCCTGCTGCTGACAATGCTCTTCCTCTGCGTGCTGCCCGTAAGCTACGCGATCGTGTTCCTCGAACCCTCCTGGCACTGTGGCCCCTTTTCCAACTCCAACCGCATCTACCATCTGCTGACGAACGCCACCGAGCGCATCGTGCCGGAAATGGTGACCAAGTATATCGTCTCGCCGGCGGCCGTCATcccgctgctggtgctgctcaTACTGATCATCTACTATTTGCTGTCACTGACCGGCTCGCTGCGGGAGGCCAACCAGGACCTGAAGCTCCAGCTTCGCAAGGAGCGCACGGAGGAACGCCGGAAAATGTTCAAGATAGCGACCAGTACCCATCAGCAGACGCCCGGCACGGACATGGCCGGCATCAACGGACTGTCCAGCTCGTGGCACAAGGTGCTCGACTCCACCCAGCTGCGCCTTCAGTCCACCACGGACAACGCAACCGACTCGGAAAATTCCACCACCAAACGCAAGGAGCTGCTTCAGCGCATGATGAAGAAAGCGCTCCAAAAGGAGCACGTGGAAGGGGGCGAGTCCAGCGTGGGCCCAACGCATACACTCGCCGCCGCTCCGCCGGTTCTCGTTTCGCCTCCACCCATGGGAACAGTCACTGTCAACGAAAAGCACCGGGCGGTAGGAAAACCGAACCGCGCCGGCCAAGACTCGGATGTTTTCCGGTTCGATCGGAGCGCCGTGGAACAAATGGGCCGTGGAACGAACTCAAAGGCAAGCGAAGCTACGGACGACGAGTACGGAAGGAAAAAGTTCGAGCGAACGCGGCCATCGACGGCGGAGCGCTTCCGGATGGCGGCACAGGCCGAACGGCGCCGGATACACAACCTGCGGATGGCGGGCAAAGCTGCCGAGCAAACGACGGCGGACTGGATCGAGCAGATTCCcgtcatcaccatcagcaaaACCTCCAGCGATGAGTGTATCATCGAGTCCGACCTGGACGATCCAAACGATCGGAAATTGGCCAACGTGGCCAAAACGACACTTCCGAAGACGGCACAACAGTCCTAA